One segment of Pontibacter akesuensis DNA contains the following:
- the holA gene encoding DNA polymerase III subunit delta: MSHTPEGILEQLKQRQFAPVYFLQGEESYYIDLISDYVEQHALQEHEKGFNQVVLYGKDVDVSTVLLQAKRYPMMSEKSVVIVKEAQSILDIEKEEGMRQLEAYLQHPLPSTILVFCYKYKSLDGRKSLAKAVNKHAALLTTKKLYDNQVPAWVTAYLRSKGMKATQPAVVLLSEYIGSDLSRLANEIDKLLINLKPGATVDEGLVQENVGISKEYNIFELQSALIARDALKANRIINYFEANPKSNPLIPNLTLLFSFFTKILTLHMQQDKSEQGIRKSLGNRGFLVKEYMLAMRHFPLQRCTDIIHFVRVADLQVKGITGGDMSDSDILRELVFKVLHPVPRALPF, translated from the coding sequence ATGTCGCATACACCCGAGGGCATTCTAGAGCAACTGAAGCAAAGGCAATTTGCACCTGTATACTTTTTGCAGGGCGAGGAGTCTTACTACATCGACCTGATTTCTGACTATGTGGAGCAGCACGCGCTGCAGGAGCATGAGAAAGGGTTTAACCAGGTGGTGCTTTACGGCAAGGATGTGGACGTGTCGACGGTGCTGCTGCAGGCCAAACGCTACCCGATGATGTCGGAGAAGTCGGTGGTGATTGTGAAAGAGGCACAAAGTATACTTGACATTGAGAAGGAGGAGGGCATGCGCCAACTGGAGGCATACCTGCAGCACCCGCTCCCGTCTACCATCCTGGTGTTCTGCTACAAGTATAAATCGCTGGACGGGCGCAAGTCGCTGGCGAAGGCGGTGAACAAGCACGCCGCGCTGCTTACCACTAAAAAGCTGTACGACAACCAGGTGCCCGCCTGGGTAACGGCATACCTGCGCAGCAAAGGAATGAAGGCCACGCAACCCGCGGTGGTGCTGCTAAGCGAGTACATCGGTTCGGACTTGTCGCGGCTGGCGAACGAGATAGATAAGCTCCTGATAAACCTGAAGCCTGGTGCCACGGTAGACGAGGGGCTGGTGCAGGAGAATGTGGGCATCAGCAAGGAGTATAACATCTTTGAGCTGCAGTCGGCCCTGATTGCGCGCGATGCGCTGAAGGCGAACCGTATCATCAACTATTTCGAGGCAAACCCCAAGAGCAACCCGCTCATCCCCAACCTGACGCTGCTGTTCAGCTTTTTTACTAAAATCCTGACCCTGCACATGCAGCAGGACAAATCAGAGCAGGGCATCCGCAAGAGCCTGGGCAACCGCGGTTTTCTGGTAAAGGAATACATGCTGGCCATGCGCCATTTTCCGTTGCAGCGGTGCACCGACATCATTCACTTTGTGCGGGTGGCGGACCTGCAGGTGAAAGGCATAACAGGAGGTGATATGAGTGATTCGGACATTTTGCGCGAGTTGGTGTTCAAGGTGCTGCACCCGGTGCCTCGTGCCTTGCCCTTTTAA
- the tyrS gene encoding tyrosine--tRNA ligase, with translation MNLIEELRWRGMLHDFMPGTEEQLASEMTAGYIGFDPTAKSLHIGNLATIMLLVHLQRAGHKPLALVGGATGMIGDPSGKSAERNLLEEDTLLENQEGIKKQLEKFLDFNCGANSAEMVNNYDWFKEFSFLGFLREVGKHLTVNYMMSKDSVKKRINADEDGDRAEGLSYTEFAYQLIQGYDFYHLYKNKGVRLQMGASDQWGNITTGTELIRRIDGGKAFALVGKLVTKADGTKFGKSEGGNVWLDPNLTSPYKFYQFWLNLSDEEAEKLIKVYTLLPQEEIASITEEHKLAPHQRLLQKALAKDVTIRVHSEDDYNSAVAASEILFGKGDLQTLKGLKEDVLLSVFEGVPQIEVSKSAYADAATVTDLLSELTEGQIFESKGEARRMIKNGGVSVNREKVQGADDAVNFELLQDKYLVVQKGKKNYYLIAVN, from the coding sequence ATGAATCTTATTGAAGAACTGCGTTGGAGAGGCATGCTCCATGATTTCATGCCCGGTACAGAAGAGCAACTGGCGTCTGAAATGACGGCTGGCTATATCGGTTTTGACCCAACTGCCAAATCGCTGCACATAGGTAACCTGGCCACCATCATGCTCCTGGTGCACCTGCAGCGTGCAGGCCATAAGCCGCTTGCCTTAGTTGGTGGCGCTACCGGTATGATAGGCGACCCGTCTGGTAAGTCGGCTGAGCGTAATTTGCTGGAAGAAGATACCCTGCTCGAGAACCAGGAAGGAATAAAGAAGCAACTGGAGAAGTTCCTGGACTTTAACTGCGGGGCTAACTCGGCAGAGATGGTGAACAATTACGATTGGTTTAAGGAGTTCAGCTTTCTGGGCTTTTTGCGCGAGGTGGGCAAGCACCTAACCGTAAATTACATGATGAGCAAAGACTCTGTAAAGAAGCGCATTAATGCCGACGAAGACGGTGACCGTGCGGAAGGGCTTTCTTACACTGAATTTGCTTACCAGCTCATCCAGGGATACGACTTCTACCATCTTTACAAAAACAAAGGCGTAAGGCTGCAAATGGGAGCCTCAGACCAGTGGGGAAACATCACGACCGGCACCGAATTAATCCGCCGCATAGATGGAGGTAAAGCCTTTGCACTAGTTGGCAAGTTGGTGACCAAAGCAGACGGCACGAAGTTCGGGAAATCAGAGGGTGGCAACGTATGGCTCGACCCAAACCTGACATCGCCATACAAGTTTTACCAGTTCTGGCTGAACCTCTCAGATGAAGAGGCGGAAAAGCTTATAAAAGTGTACACTTTGCTGCCGCAGGAAGAGATAGCCAGCATCACAGAGGAGCACAAACTGGCGCCACATCAGCGTTTATTGCAGAAAGCACTGGCTAAAGATGTTACAATTCGTGTGCACTCAGAAGATGATTACAATTCAGCTGTGGCAGCATCAGAAATATTATTCGGAAAAGGCGATTTACAGACGCTGAAGGGCCTGAAAGAGGATGTTTTGCTCTCTGTATTCGAGGGAGTGCCCCAGATTGAGGTCAGCAAGTCGGCCTATGCCGACGCAGCCACCGTAACCGACCTGCTTTCGGAGCTAACAGAGGGACAGATTTTCGAGTCGAAGGGAGAAGCACGACGCATGATCAAGAATGGCGGCGTAAGCGTGAACCGGGAGAAGGTGCAGGGAGCAGATGACGCCGTAAACTTCGAGCTGCTGCAGGATAAATACCTGGTGGTACAGAAGGGGAAAAAGAACTATTACCTTATTGCAGTTAACTAA
- a CDS encoding histone H1 — MNNNFGKLKDLVMSLEGDFEKFYEKGNAAAGTRVRKGMQDLKNMAQDIRKEVQDQKNSKPESAK; from the coding sequence ATGAACAACAACTTTGGCAAACTGAAGGACTTGGTAATGTCCCTGGAAGGCGACTTCGAAAAGTTCTATGAAAAAGGTAACGCTGCCGCCGGTACACGTGTGCGTAAAGGCATGCAGGACCTTAAGAACATGGCTCAGGACATCCGTAAGGAAGTTCAGGATCAGAAAAACTCTAAACCTGAGTCTGCTAAGTAA
- a CDS encoding aminotransferase class I/II-fold pyridoxal phosphate-dependent enzyme: protein MDLFEKLLTNRGPLGSHSHYAHGYFTFPKLEGEIAPHMKFRGKDVLTWSLNNYLGLANHPEVRKADAEAAAEWGMAYPMGARIMSGNSSKHEQLEAEISDFIKKEDTLLLNFGYQGVVSIIDALVDRHDVIVYDAESHACIIDGVRLHQGKRFVYSHNDMESLEKQLERATRWTENTGGAILVITEGVFGMSGNLGNLRGVVALKEKFNFRLFVDDAHGFGTMGATGAGTGEHLGVQDGIDIYFSTFAKSMASIGAFVSSNEQVVEYLRYNMRSQIFAKSLPMPITVGALKRLELLRSKPELKDKLWEVVHALQSGLREKGFNIGTTDSPVTPVFLNGQIPDATQLTLDLRENYSIFCSIVVYPVVPKDVIMLRLIPTAVHTLEDVQVTIAAFEKIAQKLDKGLYSNPTVTA, encoded by the coding sequence GTGGATTTATTTGAAAAGTTGTTGACCAACAGAGGTCCGTTAGGCAGCCACTCACATTATGCGCATGGATATTTCACGTTTCCAAAGCTTGAAGGTGAGATTGCTCCCCATATGAAGTTCAGAGGCAAAGACGTTTTAACGTGGAGCCTGAACAACTACCTTGGCTTGGCTAACCACCCTGAGGTACGTAAAGCGGACGCTGAGGCTGCTGCAGAGTGGGGAATGGCTTACCCGATGGGTGCCCGTATCATGTCTGGTAACTCCAGCAAGCACGAGCAGTTAGAGGCTGAGATTTCTGATTTCATCAAGAAAGAGGACACGCTGCTGCTTAACTTCGGATACCAGGGTGTAGTGTCTATCATAGATGCGTTGGTCGACCGCCACGATGTAATTGTATATGACGCCGAGTCGCATGCCTGTATCATTGACGGTGTAAGATTGCACCAGGGCAAGCGGTTTGTCTATAGCCATAACGATATGGAAAGCCTGGAGAAGCAGTTGGAGCGTGCTACACGCTGGACTGAAAATACAGGCGGTGCCATACTTGTCATCACTGAGGGCGTGTTCGGGATGTCAGGTAACCTGGGCAACCTACGCGGCGTGGTGGCGCTGAAAGAGAAATTCAACTTCCGTCTGTTTGTGGATGATGCCCACGGCTTCGGTACAATGGGTGCCACAGGCGCCGGTACAGGAGAGCACCTGGGTGTGCAGGACGGGATCGACATTTACTTCTCTACCTTTGCCAAATCAATGGCTAGCATCGGTGCCTTCGTTTCTTCAAACGAGCAAGTAGTTGAGTATCTGCGCTACAACATGCGTTCACAGATATTCGCTAAGTCGCTGCCGATGCCCATTACAGTGGGTGCACTAAAGCGTTTGGAGCTGTTGCGTTCTAAGCCGGAGCTGAAAGACAAGCTATGGGAAGTGGTGCACGCCCTGCAGAGCGGTTTGCGCGAGAAAGGCTTTAACATCGGCACTACGGATTCTCCGGTTACGCCTGTGTTCCTTAACGGACAGATTCCGGATGCCACCCAACTGACACTGGATCTGCGTGAAAACTACAGCATTTTCTGCTCAATCGTGGTTTACCCGGTAGTTCCGAAGGATGTGATCATGCTGCGTCTTATTCCAACAGCGGTTCATACCCTGGAAGATGTGCAGGTAACCATTGCTGCTTTCGAAAAAATTGCACAAAAGCTAGATAAGGGTTTATACTCAAACCCTACAGTTACGGCTTAA
- the accC gene encoding acetyl-CoA carboxylase biotin carboxylase subunit, producing MRKIKKILVANRGEIALRVMRSAKEMGISTVAIHSEADRNALHVRFADEAVCVGGPKSSESYLRGDVIIQVCKDLGVDAIHPGYGFLSENAGFAKAVQEAGLIFIGPSPEAISLMGSKLAAKAAVAKYNIPMVPGTEEAITDVEAAKVIAQQVGFPILIKASAGGGGKGMRVVESVEVFEEQMQLAVSEATSAFGDGSVFIEKYIGSPRHIEIQVLGDTHGNIVHLFERECSIQRRHQKVIEEAPSAVLTPELRDEMGRNAVNVAKACDYVGAGTVEFLLDENMNFYFLEMNTRLQVEHPVTEQITGLDLVKEQIMIAEGNPLGFSQDELKIYGHALELRVYAEDPANNFLPDIGTLETYKRPQGLGVRVDDGFEQGMDIPIYYDPMIAKLVTFGKDRQEAIDKMLRAIAEYQITGIETTLPFGAFVLQHEAFVSGNFDTKFIERYFTPEDLAVKPNSDTEEIAAALAAMLLNKQKPASNGATVTTTEATSSWRRNRTR from the coding sequence ATGAGAAAGATCAAAAAGATATTGGTTGCCAACCGGGGAGAAATTGCCTTGCGCGTAATGCGCTCTGCTAAGGAAATGGGTATCAGCACTGTAGCTATTCACAGCGAAGCCGATCGCAACGCTTTGCACGTGCGCTTTGCTGACGAGGCAGTATGCGTGGGCGGTCCCAAATCGAGTGAATCCTACCTGCGCGGCGACGTGATCATACAAGTGTGCAAGGATTTGGGCGTTGATGCCATTCACCCGGGCTACGGCTTCCTGTCAGAAAACGCCGGCTTTGCCAAGGCGGTGCAGGAGGCAGGACTCATCTTTATCGGCCCCTCGCCTGAGGCCATCAGCCTGATGGGCAGCAAGCTGGCTGCTAAGGCCGCTGTGGCCAAGTATAACATACCAATGGTGCCAGGCACCGAAGAGGCAATAACGGACGTAGAAGCCGCCAAAGTGATCGCACAGCAGGTTGGTTTCCCGATCCTGATAAAAGCCAGCGCCGGTGGCGGTGGCAAGGGCATGCGCGTGGTAGAAAGTGTAGAGGTGTTTGAAGAGCAGATGCAGCTGGCCGTGAGCGAGGCTACCTCTGCCTTCGGTGATGGCTCTGTCTTTATTGAAAAGTACATCGGCTCTCCACGACACATCGAAATTCAGGTATTGGGCGACACGCACGGGAACATTGTGCACCTCTTTGAGCGGGAATGTTCCATCCAGCGGCGCCACCAGAAGGTAATTGAAGAGGCTCCTTCTGCCGTGCTCACACCTGAACTGCGCGACGAAATGGGCCGCAATGCAGTGAACGTAGCCAAAGCCTGCGACTATGTGGGAGCCGGTACCGTGGAGTTCCTGCTGGATGAGAACATGAACTTCTACTTCCTGGAGATGAATACCCGCCTGCAGGTAGAGCACCCGGTAACAGAGCAGATCACCGGCCTGGACCTGGTAAAAGAACAGATTATGATTGCGGAGGGCAACCCTTTAGGTTTCAGCCAGGATGAGCTGAAGATTTACGGACACGCACTCGAGCTGCGCGTTTACGCAGAAGACCCCGCCAACAATTTCCTGCCTGATATCGGCACACTTGAAACATACAAGCGCCCTCAGGGCCTGGGTGTGCGGGTAGATGACGGATTCGAGCAGGGCATGGACATTCCAATATACTACGACCCGATGATCGCGAAGCTGGTAACATTTGGCAAAGACCGCCAGGAAGCCATCGACAAGATGCTACGCGCGATCGCTGAATATCAGATTACTGGAATCGAGACGACGCTACCGTTTGGCGCCTTTGTACTGCAGCATGAGGCGTTTGTCAGCGGCAACTTCGACACGAAATTCATCGAGCGTTACTTCACTCCTGAAGATTTGGCTGTTAAACCAAACTCAGACACTGAGGAGATAGCCGCTGCACTTGCTGCTATGCTGCTGAACAAGCAAAAGCCTGCCTCCAACGGAGCAACTGTTACCACAACAGAGGCCACTTCTTCCTGGCGTAGAAACAGAACTCGCTAA
- the bshB1 gene encoding bacillithiol biosynthesis deacetylase BshB1, producing MKLDILAFASHPDDIELGCSGTLIAHIAAGKKVGIVDLTRGELGTRGTPEIRLQEGEDAARVMGVSVRDNLDMADGFFQNDREHQLQVIQKIRKYKPEIVLMNAVHDRHPDHGRGSDLVSESCFKAGLKMISTQEESGKEQEAWRPKVVYHYIQDRLITPDVVVDVTPYWEKKMETIRAFKSQFYNPDDTSPNTYISSPEFLRFVEARALELGHSIGVTYGEGFTKERHIGVKSLFDLI from the coding sequence ATGAAACTAGATATACTGGCCTTTGCATCACACCCCGATGATATCGAGTTGGGCTGTTCAGGCACATTGATAGCGCACATAGCCGCTGGAAAGAAAGTTGGCATTGTTGACCTTACCCGGGGCGAGCTAGGCACACGCGGTACCCCTGAAATAAGGTTGCAGGAGGGTGAGGATGCCGCCAGGGTAATGGGCGTTAGCGTTCGCGACAATCTGGATATGGCAGATGGTTTCTTCCAGAACGACAGGGAGCACCAGCTGCAGGTAATTCAAAAAATCCGGAAGTATAAGCCTGAGATCGTGCTCATGAATGCTGTTCATGATCGCCATCCGGACCATGGCCGGGGTTCTGATCTTGTTTCGGAGTCGTGCTTCAAAGCCGGGTTGAAAATGATCAGTACACAGGAGGAGTCAGGGAAGGAGCAGGAGGCATGGCGCCCTAAGGTGGTATATCATTACATACAGGACCGCCTTATCACGCCGGATGTGGTGGTAGACGTGACGCCCTACTGGGAGAAAAAGATGGAAACGATCCGCGCCTTCAAATCACAGTTCTACAACCCGGACGATACTTCCCCCAACACGTACATCTCCTCTCCAGAGTTCTTAAGATTCGTGGAGGCAAGGGCGCTGGAGCTGGGGCATTCCATTGGCGTTACCTATGGGGAGGGTTTTACAAAGGAACGTCATATAGGCGTAAAAAGCCTTTTTGACCTTATCTGA
- a CDS encoding M23 family metallopeptidase, translating into MFKLKAPLAFLFSCFCLLWCTTGAVAQGKMKDLFKVKTPKIDYVRPDTTILIKYEDFPDDDSDADQSIFFNPKKQLSIVSEDTTELDLGEQHIVEMSEEVLVDSTWIRIASYYAIWDTRNINPYRMDSRQLKDTVDIQLYDPKQNRNYNMPLVKTPITSHFGARGGRWHYGTDIDLDTGDTIFAAFDGVVRINKWDGGGYGNYIVVRHYNGLETLYGHMSKAIAQPGDFVKAGELIGLGGSTGRSSGPHLHYEVRYQGNPMDPENLYDFPDYLLKGESYQITSAVFNYNNRSRSSSSASSGRRAAYHKVRSGDTLSGIAKKYGVTVSQLTRLNGISSRTTLRVGKSLRIR; encoded by the coding sequence ATGTTCAAACTAAAAGCCCCATTAGCTTTCCTGTTCTCCTGCTTTTGCCTTTTGTGGTGCACTACAGGAGCGGTGGCTCAGGGAAAGATGAAAGACCTGTTCAAGGTCAAGACCCCTAAAATAGATTACGTCCGCCCGGACACAACTATCCTTATCAAGTATGAGGATTTTCCGGATGATGACTCTGATGCAGACCAATCTATCTTCTTCAATCCCAAAAAGCAGCTTTCTATTGTTAGTGAAGATACCACTGAGCTTGACCTGGGTGAGCAGCATATTGTCGAGATGTCGGAGGAGGTGCTGGTGGACTCTACCTGGATCAGGATTGCCAGTTACTATGCCATTTGGGATACCCGCAACATAAATCCGTATCGCATGGACAGTCGGCAGCTGAAAGACACGGTAGACATACAACTCTACGATCCTAAGCAGAACCGCAATTACAACATGCCCCTGGTCAAAACTCCCATCACGAGCCACTTTGGCGCAAGGGGAGGACGCTGGCACTATGGCACAGACATTGACCTGGACACGGGGGATACTATTTTCGCTGCGTTTGACGGCGTTGTGCGCATTAACAAGTGGGACGGCGGCGGGTATGGCAACTACATTGTGGTGCGCCATTACAACGGGCTGGAGACCCTGTACGGCCACATGAGCAAAGCCATTGCCCAGCCAGGCGACTTTGTGAAAGCTGGAGAATTGATCGGGTTAGGTGGCAGCACCGGCCGTAGCTCAGGCCCGCACCTGCACTACGAAGTTCGCTACCAGGGTAACCCTATGGACCCAGAGAACCTGTACGACTTCCCGGATTACCTGTTAAAGGGTGAAAGCTACCAGATTACGTCTGCTGTCTTCAACTATAACAACAGGTCCAGGAGCAGCAGTAGTGCCAGTAGTGGCAGGCGTGCAGCCTACCACAAGGTACGCAGCGGGGACACACTTTCTGGTATAGCCAAAAAGTACGGAGTTACCGTAAGTCAGCTAACGCGCCTGAACGGGATCAGTTCGCGCACTACCTTACGGGTAGGCAAGTCTTTGCGTATCCGTTAA
- the trxB gene encoding thioredoxin-disulfide reductase encodes MEIEKVKCLIIGSGPAGYTAAIYASRAGLNPVLYQGLQPGGQLTITNDVENYPGYPEGVMGPQMMEDFKKQAERFGTDVRYGIATAVDFSSQPHKVVIDDQKTIEADTVIISTGASAKWLGLESEARLNGSGVSACAVCDGFFYRGQDVVIVGAGDTAAEEATYLSNLCRKVYMVVRRGEMRASTIMQERVLNTKNIEVLWNTVTDEILGEHTVEAVRLKNVLTNETQEIPVQGFFVAIGHEPNSGVFKDYLNLDENGYIRTIPGSSKTNIDGVFACGDVQDFTYRQAVTAAGSGCMAALDAERYLAAKGLH; translated from the coding sequence ATGGAAATAGAAAAAGTGAAGTGCCTTATTATCGGCTCTGGGCCTGCTGGCTATACCGCAGCAATTTATGCCTCCAGAGCTGGTCTTAATCCAGTGCTATACCAAGGGCTGCAGCCAGGTGGCCAGCTGACGATTACAAATGACGTGGAAAACTACCCTGGTTATCCAGAGGGAGTTATGGGCCCTCAGATGATGGAGGACTTTAAGAAGCAGGCCGAGCGTTTCGGTACAGACGTGCGTTACGGCATTGCCACCGCAGTTGACTTTTCTTCGCAGCCACACAAGGTGGTGATCGATGACCAGAAGACAATAGAAGCCGATACCGTGATTATATCCACCGGTGCCTCGGCTAAATGGCTCGGACTTGAATCAGAGGCCAGGCTGAACGGAAGCGGCGTATCTGCCTGCGCTGTATGTGATGGCTTCTTTTACCGTGGCCAGGACGTGGTGATTGTGGGTGCCGGCGATACTGCTGCAGAAGAAGCAACCTACCTCTCTAACCTTTGCCGCAAAGTATACATGGTGGTGCGTCGTGGTGAAATGCGCGCCTCCACTATCATGCAGGAGCGTGTGCTGAACACCAAGAATATCGAAGTGCTGTGGAACACGGTGACGGATGAGATTCTGGGGGAGCACACGGTGGAGGCTGTTCGGTTGAAGAACGTGCTGACAAATGAAACTCAGGAAATACCGGTGCAGGGTTTCTTTGTGGCTATCGGGCACGAGCCGAACTCTGGCGTGTTCAAGGATTACCTCAACCTGGATGAGAACGGGTATATCCGTACCATTCCTGGAAGTTCCAAAACGAATATCGATGGTGTATTCGCCTGCGGTGATGTGCAGGATTTTACCTACCGCCAGGCCGTAACGGCTGCCGGTTCAGGCTGTATGGCTGCGTTGGACGCCGAGCGTTACCTGGCAGCAAAAGGGCTGCATTAA
- a CDS encoding sigma-70 family RNA polymerase sigma factor: protein MRQLKISKQITNRESQSLDKYLQEIGKVDLLTPDEEVSLAQRIREGDQFALEKLTKANLRFVVSVAKQYQNQGLSLGDLINEGNLGLIKAAKRFDETRGFKFISYAVWWIRQSILQALAEQSRIVRLPLNRVGSLNKISKSFSELEQKFEREPSPEEIAEVLELTTAEVVDTLKISGRHVSVDAPFVQGEENRLLDVLENDDEESPDTGLMNDSLRKEVQRALSTLTKREADVITLYFGLNGEHSLTLEEIGEKFNLTRERVRQIKEKAIRRLRHTSRSKALKPYLG from the coding sequence ATGAGACAACTCAAGATAAGCAAACAAATTACGAACCGTGAGAGCCAATCACTGGATAAGTACCTACAGGAGATTGGCAAAGTCGATTTGCTTACTCCTGATGAAGAGGTGTCGCTGGCACAGAGAATTAGAGAAGGAGATCAGTTTGCGCTTGAGAAATTAACAAAAGCCAACCTGCGTTTCGTTGTTTCGGTGGCAAAGCAGTACCAGAACCAGGGCCTATCGCTAGGCGACCTAATCAATGAGGGTAATCTTGGTTTGATTAAAGCAGCCAAAAGGTTTGACGAGACAAGGGGTTTCAAGTTCATCTCTTACGCCGTGTGGTGGATTCGTCAGTCCATCCTGCAGGCTTTGGCCGAGCAGTCGCGCATTGTGCGTTTGCCGCTGAACCGGGTAGGATCATTGAACAAGATCTCAAAATCATTCTCCGAGCTGGAGCAAAAATTCGAGCGGGAGCCATCGCCTGAAGAAATTGCCGAAGTACTGGAACTGACTACTGCAGAGGTAGTCGATACGCTTAAAATTTCAGGCCGCCACGTGTCTGTGGACGCACCGTTTGTGCAGGGTGAGGAAAACCGACTGTTGGACGTGCTGGAGAACGACGACGAGGAGTCGCCGGACACAGGCCTGATGAACGATTCTCTCCGCAAGGAGGTGCAGCGCGCGCTGTCTACGCTTACAAAGCGTGAGGCCGACGTGATTACGTTGTACTTTGGATTGAACGGAGAGCATTCCCTGACACTGGAGGAAATAGGAGAGAAGTTTAACCTTACCCGTGAGCGCGTTCGCCAAATCAAGGAGAAAGCTATCCGCCGGTTACGCCATACTTCCCGAAGCAAAGCGTTAAAGCCATACTTAGGTTAA